AGAAAGCAGAAGGGTATGTGCTCAccccaacacagagagagactcgcTCTCCGTCCTTAACACACTTGAGGAAACAGTTAGAGCTGGTGAAGTTGAGCACCACAGGGACCCCCCGAAACTCTCCGTCCACACAGTCAGACTTGTAGTGATAGATGGTGATCTTCTCTGGAATAAATCAATAAACAAAAATCAGTAATCAGTTATTACCATAGTAACAAAAAACATTGGGATAAAGTTAGCGTTCGCAGTCTGTAGTCCAGACTGTCCATCATCAAGTTAATATTTGTACACTAATTGCCATGGCAACGTTTAATAAACAGTTTTATAATTGTTATTATGATAAAAGAATAAGAAAATCGACGACATAATACAAAAACACAATGTTTTATAACAAACCTGGAGTTGCTGACAAACTAGGAATACTCCACATCATACGTGTCAGTCTACGCCGAAGGTACATGCGGCATAAATAGTTTTCAATAAAGAGGTTGTCCAACTGTTGTACTTTCTCCAAGTTGCCCATTCCCCGTGACACtgaacacaaagagagagaaacaaaacacacaaaacgGTCATCAGAAAATACAATGAAGAAGATGAGGAAGCACACCTCAACAAGCTCTTCGTTTGGATGACGTCATTGTTTGGGACCCATGGCAGAGCATTGGTGAAGCAGCACAATGAAATAATCCCATGGTGCTGAGAGTGGAGGAGATGTGGAAGGGATGCAGTCTAGTTTATAACTATGTGGAGGAGATGTGGACGGGATCCAGTCTAGTTTATAACTATGTGGAGGAGATGTGGACGGGATCCAGTCTAGTTTATAACTATGTGGAGGAGATGTGGACGGGATCCAGTCTAGTTTATAACTATGTGGAGGAGATGTGGAAGGGATCCAGTCTAGTTTATAAATACGTGGAAGGGATCCAGTCTAGTTTATAACTATGTGGAGGAGATGTGGAAAGGATCCAGTCTAGTTTATAACTATGTGGAGGAGATGTGGAAGGAATCCAGTCTAGTTTATAACTATGTGGAGGAGATGTGGAAGGGATCCAGTCTAGTTTATAACTATGTGGAGGAGATGTGGAAGGGATCCAGTCTAGTTTATAACTATGTGGAGGAGATGTGGACGGGATCCAGTCTAGTTTATAACTATGTGGAGGAGATGTGGAAGGGAACCAGTCTAGTTTATAACTATGTGGAGGAGATGTGGAAGGGATCCAGTCTAGTTTATAACTATGTGGAGGAGATGTGGAAGGGATCCAGTCTAGTTTATAACTATGTGGAGGAGTGGAAGGGATCCAGTCTAGTTTATAACTATGTGGAGGAGATGTGGAAGAGGTCCAGTCTAGTTTATAACTATGTGGAGGAGATGTGGAAGTGGTCCAGTCTAGTTTATAACTACGTGGAGGAGATGTGGAAGGGATCCAGTCTAGTTTATAACTATGTGGAAGGGATCCAGTCTAGTTTATAACTATGTGGTAGGGATCCAGTCTAGTTTATAACTATGTGGAAGGGATCCAGTCTAGTTTATAACTATGTGGAGGAGTGGAAGGGATCCAGTCTAGTTTATAAATACGTGGACATGGTGATTGTGATATGGTATTCATGACCAGGGTTTCACTTCTCTGTCGGAAAGGTCATGGGAGCCAGTAATGAGGGAAGTGTATTTTACATTACACAAAATAACCTGTATTTACTCAGAAATTATGTGATTAAATGGTTCATTCACAGTaataaatatgaaaataaaatatagCTTCTATAAGCACCACTAGCCACGATTTGGAACCAGTTAGAGTTAAATACATTGTAATTATACTGTAATAAAATATAGCTTCTATAAGCACCACTAGCCACGATTTGGAACCAGTTAGAGTTAAATACATTGTAATTATACTGTAATAAAATATAGCTTCTATAAGCACCACTAGCCACGATTTGGAACCAGTTAGAGTTAAATACATTGTAATTATACTGTAATAAAATATAGCTTCTATAAGCACCACTAGCCACGATTTGGAACCAGTTAGAGTTAAATACATTGTAATTATACTGTAATAAAATATAGCTTCTATAAGCACCACTAGCCACGATTTGGAACCAGTTAGAGTTAAATACATTGTAATTATACTGTAATAAAATATAGCTTCTATAAGCACCACTAGCCACGATTTGGAACCAGTTAGAGTTAAATACATTGTAATTATACTGTAATAAAATATAGCTTCTACAAGCACCACTAGCCACGATTTGGAACCAGTTAGAGTTAAATACATTGTAATTATACTGTAATAAAATATAGCTTCTATAAGCACCACTAGCCACGATTTGGAACCAGGTAGAGTTCAGTAAGTACCAGAAAGTATCTGTTGTCACCATACAATGTCTTCTTAAATGCCAGGCAAAAACCAGTTACAACAGTAGAATAAAATGCTCCAGAAGCACTGGTCGGTTGGCAGTACCGATACTGTTAATAAAAGGAACAGCCTACTTACCAACCAGACGGGTTGAATCTTCTGAAGTCAGCACCAGAACATACCCAGGGTACACCCTGGTTAGATGAAAATGAAGGGTGGCCTGCTGTGGTCTAGCTTGTGGTTATATGCTGCCACTCCCCAGTGCTCATGTATCGTGTCTGCCTGGGTACGAAACCATCCCACTATCTATTGAACACAATCTTCTCCTGTCTTTCCTGTCCCCTCTACTCACTGTCCTATCAATTAAAAGTCAAAAATACAAGTGTGCTGGGAACTGCCCCCACTGCTTACAAATACATATTATTAAAACTTACCCAAGGTGACTTTGCTGGACTCTGCGACCATGACAACCTCGTTGAAGTTACAATCCGACTTGCCACAGTTGTGACAAGAGCTCCCGTCACCGCAGCCACGCCCCCTCACCACAGAGATTCTGGTGTTCGTCATGGCAACCAGGAACAGATCATCAACCTCCCCATCGGCTTTGTTGACATCCTCTTCTGTGAGGTCTTCCATGGGGCGGTAGGAGTCACTTTGTTCAGGGACGATACATGACGTTATACATTTTATATGGAGATTCGTGTGAGGCCAGCGGTCCATTAAAACAGGGTTTCCCCAAACTAGGTCCCGGGGCCCCCTGGGTGAACGCTTTGGTTTTTaccccagcactacacagctgattcaaataatgaaaGCTTGACGATGAGTTGggtatttgaatcagctgtgttatgCTACGGCAGAAACCTAAACGTGCTCGGGGTTTGGGAAACATTAAATTACATTCTACACTAAATATAATATGCGTGTCAACACACATTCCAGGAATATACAGTGAGCTCTAAAAATATTGGAGTGTAACATATTTTTTGGGGGAGTTtgactctgtactccagcactttggattttagATGATACAATGACTGTCAGCTTTAATACAGCTAATCTATTATTTACTATTCATTTCTACTGGGCACAAAGTCATCTAAAAAAactaccaaaacaaacagcaaatgcatccaacaaatttgtagagtcacaagtttCATGTAAATCATTACGTGCTGTGAATATGGGACCACATACTTAAatatgtattaaagtagtaaaaagtttagtaaatttgtcccaatacttttggcccCCTAAAAtgtggggactatgtacaaaaaacaGTTAATggatgattgactgactgattgagtgATTGAGTGATACTGACTGATTGAgtgatactgactgactgactgactgactgagcccACCTCTCCAGGTCGTCCAGGTCATCCTCTCGTCTCATCTCCAGGCTGAAGCTGAGTATGGTGTTCTCCTTGGAGACCGGGTGGAGAGCCCTGGCCTCAGCCCCATCCTCTGGGCATCTCTCTGGTGGAGGAGCCCTGCTGGCTTGGTGGACAGTCTAGAGAGATGGGAAGATAACAGACAATACTTATCTGAATAACAacactgatgtccttcctcttcctccctggaGAGGTGAAGAAACCTGTGCACCATAAACAACGGCATCACCGCTGTCAATTTAAGGGACTTCAttaacatgggaaacatatgtttacattgccaaagcaagtgaaatagatacaattaaaataaacaataaaacatttacatcACACTCACAATAGTTCCAAAAGtataaagacatttaaaaagtcatgatgtctgtatacagtgttgtaatgttatgcaaatagttcaagtacaaaagggaaataaataagcataaatatgggttgtatttacaatggtgtttgttcttcactggttgcccttttcttgtggcaacaggtcacacatcttgctgctgtgatgtcacactgtggtatttcacccagtagatttgggagtttatcaacattgggTTTGATTTCAAAAATCTTTATGGTTCTGTACAATCTGAgggtgtctctaatatggtcatacatttggcaggaggttaggaagtgcagctcagttttcacctcattttgtgggcagtgtgaacatagcctgtcttctcttgagagccaggtatgcctacggcggcctttctcaatagcaaggctatgttaACGGAGTCTgtacaaagctttccttaagtttgggtcagtcacagtggtcaggtattctgccactgtgtactctccgttttgggccaaatagcattctagtttgcccagtttttttgttaattatttccaatgtgtcaagtaattatctttttgttgtctgatgatttggttgggtctaattgtgttgctgtcctggggctctgtggggtgggtttgtgaacagagccccaggaccagcttgcttaggggactcttctctctgTAGTGGTTTGCTTTGTATCCTTTTCATTGCTTTTTTCTgaattttgatcattagcgggtatcggcctaattctgctctgcaggcattatttggtgttttatgttgtacactgaggatagtTTTGCAGAATTAAGCATACAGAGTCTGAATTTGGTGCTTGTCCCATTttatgaattcttggttggtgagcagaccccagacctctcAACCATAAAGggtaatgggttctataactgattcaagtatttttagccaaatcctaattggtatgttgaattttatgttccctTTGATGGCACACGTTCCTCGCctcgtctctcagatcgttcacagctttgtggaagtgacCTGTGGTCCTGATGATTAAgtcgaggtatgtatagtttcctgtgtgctctagggcaacagtgtctagatggaatttatatttgtggtcctggcgactggaccttttttggaacaccattattttttgtcttactgagatttactgtcagggcccaggtctgacaaaattcccctgtcgctcgctctctctctctctctgactaataTTCAGATTAATGGGTTCAAACGGTGACTCAAAACATCAATCAATGTTAGTCACTTCTGGTAAATATCTTATTCACAGGTTGCACCTCAGTCACACCATTGTTATGAAAATGATCAAGCCGCCCTCTACCATCAGCCCTCTACCATCAGCCCTCTACCATCAGCCCTCTACCATCAGCCCTCTACCATCAGCCCTCTACCATCAGCCCTCTACCATCAGCGTTTTCCTTCTAAATTGGGCTACaatgaaaatgatgtcatgggtaAAACGTATTGGTTGCAGGTTTTTTGGGCTACTTTTAAAATGcctatgtaggctactgtagcctaccattttatacaataaatatgttgaaatgacAATATGACTGGAGTCATTGCAAATCAATTAGTTTTTtacatttatggatagccaggggttatctccaacattcagacataatgtaGAAACAAAGcacgtgtgtttagtgagtctgccagatcagaggcattagggatgaccagggatgttctctgtttagtgagtccaccagatcagaggcagtagggatgaccagggatgttctctgtttagtgagtctgccagatcagaggcagtagggatgaccagggatgttctctgtttagtgagtctgtcagatcagaggcagtagggatgaccagggatgttctctgtttagtgagtctgccagatcagaggcagtagggatgaccagggatgttctctgtttagtgagtctgccagatcagaggcagtagggatgaccagggatgttctctgtttagtgagtccaccagatcagaggcagtagggatgaccagggatgttctctgtttagtgagtctgccagatcagaggcagtagggatgaccagggatgttctctgtttagtgagtccaccagatcagaggcagtagggatgaccagggatgttctctgtttagtgagtctgccagatcagaggcagtagggatgaccagggatgttctctgtttagtgagtctgccagatcagatgcagtagagatgaccagggatgttctctgtttagtgagtccaccagatcagaggcagtagggatgaccagggatgttctctgtttagtgagtctgccagatcagaggcagtagggatgaccagggatgttctctgtttagtgagtctgccagatcagaggcagtagggatgaccagggatgttctctgtttagtgagtctgccagatcagaggcagtagagatgaccagggatgttctctgtttagtgagtctgtcagatcagaggcagtagggatgaccagggatgttctctgtttagtgagtccaccagatcagaggcattagggatgaccagggatgttctctgtttagtgagtctgtcagatcagaggcattagggatgaccagggatgttctctgtttagtgagtctgtcagatcagaggcattagggatgaccagggatgttctctgtttagtgagtctgccagatcagaggcagtagggatgaccagggatgttctctgtttagtgagtcctccagatcagaggcaggggatgaccagggatgttctctgtttagtgagtctgccagatcagaggcaggggatgaccagggatgttctctgtttagtgagtctgccagatcagaggcagtagggatgaccagggatgttctctcgaTAAATGTGTGAATTAGACACTTTCTGTCCttaaagcattcaaaatgtaaagagtacttttgtcagggaaaatatatggtGTA
This DNA window, taken from Oncorhynchus clarkii lewisi isolate Uvic-CL-2024 unplaced genomic scaffold, UVic_Ocla_1.0 unplaced_contig_5436_pilon_pilon, whole genome shotgun sequence, encodes the following:
- the LOC139402660 gene encoding uncharacterized protein translates to MDITDSPVKGGISILHTEEDGKHHYEVEKILKFKKGGQRGGAFASEGDKLLTINGVDLQDLSPEAFAKILTEGNPMLTVHQASRAPPPERCPEDGAEARALHPVSKENTILSFSLEMRREDDLDDLESDSYRPMEDLTEEDVNKADGEVDDLFLVAMTNTRISVVRGRGCGDGSSCHNCGKSDCNFNEVVMVAESSKVTLVSRGMGNLEKVQQLDNLFIENYLCRMYLRRRLTRMMWSIPSLSATPEKITIYHYKSDCVDGEFRGVPVVLNFTSSNCFLKCVKDGERVSLCVGTCDQHRLKSIRKDDEEIQAFVFYMKAEMSKQRRFESAYCQGWFIHTSNETKVVLGKPQGMTGDQSFFFVIHKG